In Dermacentor andersoni chromosome 4, qqDerAnde1_hic_scaffold, whole genome shotgun sequence, the following proteins share a genomic window:
- the LOC126530688 gene encoding uncharacterized protein, translating into MAQMSDSTVNFLIKYMSVTTKVDWLRVSMIVAADVINEERKREREAAQQISERRRQSAVRQADKKTKQTTTDRISSCPSLRGAAHSGSPRKRPRSLGEEGTCSPDDSKFIVNLDVRGYKREEISIKAVGDRVEVSAKHEEGSEDGSNYVKHEFTRRFTLPEGVKAETVTCALSSSGVLAIEAPKPKPPSKKPKTIPTAVQSSV; encoded by the coding sequence ATGGCTCAGATGAGTGATTCAACAGTAAATTTTTTAATCAAATACATGTCCGTGACCACTAAAGTAGACTGGTTGCGGGTGTCCATGATTGTGGCTGCAGATGTAATCAACGAAGAGCGGAAGCGGGAACGCGAAGCCGCCCAACAAATCTCAGAACGACGACGTCAGTCCGCTGTGCGTCAGGCGGACAAGAAAACTAAGCAGACGACCACGGATCGCATTTCGAGCTGCCCGAGTCTGCGTGGCGCCGCGCACTCCGGCAGCCCTCGCAAGCGTCCACGGAGCCTCGGTGAAGAAGGCACGTGTTCACCGGACGACTCCAAGTTCATTGTGAACCTCGACGTTCGCGGCTACAAGCGTGAGGAAATCTCCATCAAGGCAGTCGGCGACCGCGTCGAGGTGAGCGCGAAGCACGAGGAAGGGAGCGAGGACGGTTCTAACTACGTGAAGCACGAGTTCACTCGGCGGTTCACACTCCCCGAAGGAGTGAAAGCCGAGACGGTCACCTGCGCCCTGTCATCGTCCGGCGTGCTGGCCATCGAAGCACCTAAGCCGAAGCCTCCCAGCAAGAAGCCGAAGACGATTCCCACCGCTGTTCAGTCGTCGGTCTAG